A single region of the Fenollaria sporofastidiosus genome encodes:
- a CDS encoding sulfide/dihydroorotate dehydrogenase-like FAD/NAD-binding protein produces the protein MYIKAPDIAKSSTWTILIIIIDEKSERLPLTICDSNPEDGTVMIAVQKIGATTQKLGELNVGDTVKDVCGPLGKPSDFINIPLEELKKESIVFLAGGLGTAAVYPQVKWMHDNGVDVDVIIAARSKDLIILEDEMKKIAKNVYVATDDGSYGFNGLITNCLEDLITNKGKKYTYAIVVGPMIMMKFACLKTKEHNIKTIVSMNTIMVDGSGMCGACRLTVDGKTVFACVDGPEFDGHLVDWDEVLRRSRQYSKVEKEGKHFCNLIGGLR, from the coding sequence ATGTACATAAAAGCTCCAGATATTGCAAAAAGCTCTACCTGGACAATTTTAATTATTATTATCGACGAAAAGTCAGAAAGGTTACCTCTAACTATTTGTGATAGCAATCCAGAAGACGGCACTGTTATGATAGCTGTTCAAAAGATTGGTGCTACCACTCAAAAGCTAGGAGAACTTAATGTAGGTGACACAGTAAAAGATGTGTGTGGACCACTTGGAAAGCCTAGTGATTTTATAAACATTCCACTTGAAGAACTTAAGAAAGAATCTATAGTATTTTTAGCTGGAGGCTTAGGAACAGCAGCTGTTTATCCACAAGTTAAGTGGATGCATGACAACGGAGTCGATGTAGATGTTATTATTGCAGCTAGAAGCAAGGATTTAATCATACTAGAAGATGAGATGAAAAAGATTGCTAAGAACGTCTATGTTGCAACTGATGACGGCTCATACGGTTTTAACGGACTTATTACTAATTGTTTAGAAGATCTAATTACAAATAAAGGCAAGAAATATACATATGCAATCGTTGTTGGACCTATGATAATGATGAAATTTGCGTGCTTAAAAACAAAAGAGCACAATATTAAAACAATAGTTTCAATGAACACAATCATGGTAGATGGAAGCGGTATGTGTGGAGCTTGTAGATTGACTGTTGATGGAAAGACTGTTTTTGCTTGCGTAGATGGACCTGAGTTTGACGGACACTTAGTTGATTGGGACGAAGTTTTAAGAAGATCAAGACAATATTCCAAGGTAGAGAAGGAAGGAAAGCACTTCTGCAATTTGATAGGAGGATTAAGATAA
- a CDS encoding DUF2812 domain-containing protein — protein sequence MKKFKKFLDPIYSMQKWLNDLGEKNYKLSSLRGSFFEFEETESKYEYKVYYFKGPEKDVKSFLAYARKNDIEIFQYPISASQISLFSFMAATFDSNSKDISYKASLFATHIYVLAKPKVGESIEEVLGVDDNEYYYRRQMENKLILAIILFIPLLLSYFRVFGGTFEQNKLFVQILVAIELLILIFILFLNFEKINFKE from the coding sequence ATGAAAAAGTTTAAAAAATTTTTAGACCCCATATATTCAATGCAAAAGTGGCTTAATGATTTAGGAGAAAAGAATTATAAATTAAGCAGTTTAAGAGGTTCATTTTTTGAATTTGAAGAAACAGAGTCTAAATACGAATACAAAGTTTATTATTTCAAGGGCCCAGAAAAAGATGTTAAATCATTTCTAGCATATGCGAGGAAGAATGATATTGAAATTTTTCAATATCCTATAAGCGCATCACAAATATCGTTATTCTCATTTATGGCAGCAACATTTGATAGTAATTCTAAAGATATATCTTATAAAGCTAGTCTTTTTGCTACTCACATATATGTTTTAGCAAAACCAAAAGTTGGCGAGAGCATAGAAGAAGTATTAGGCGTAGATGACAACGAATACTACTATAGAAGACAGATGGAAAACAAACTTATATTAGCAATAATTTTATTTATACCACTCCTTTTATCGTACTTTAGAGTGTTTGGAGGCACATTTGAACAAAACAAACTATTTGTACAAATTTTAGTTGCTATTGAATTATTAATTTTGATATTTATATTATTCTTAAACTTTGAGAAAATAAATTTTAAAGAGTAA
- a CDS encoding ABC transporter permease has product MLNKIKLITSFEFKQLIKNKSYKITTAIFFVLALLAAFAPRLIQGNLFKSITNEMSKTQKLGIIINDESVDESELKSFLSNYEVHIYTDEEKLKDDVLSKELDRGAIIDADSIQKFVLNSKLTDMGDSLDRVLNEYRYKKLIEAEGIDYSKIKSLEANQYQINEVILGKDSKQNYFIIYILLFLLYMIILTYGQITATSVAKEKNDRTMELLITSTKPKYLILSKVLATVFSAVLQVSAIFIGFGVGYIFNKEFWSGLFSMTSAPIQILVIFILFMIAGFFLYLFIFATLGALVNKIEEVSQSISSATILIVLAYFGAIFALTTGWESSFVTFLSYFPLTSPFVMFIRAGMLNISIAEVAISFAILVISAYLIYKLACDIYRLGTLQYGNRMTLKQAFKVLREDKKNKIMNKIILKGQTSFVPSHIFECGQAFRWKS; this is encoded by the coding sequence ATGCTAAATAAGATAAAATTAATTACTTCATTTGAGTTCAAGCAGCTAATAAAAAATAAATCGTATAAGATAACTACTGCGATATTCTTTGTTTTAGCCTTGCTTGCAGCCTTTGCACCAAGACTTATTCAAGGCAATTTATTTAAATCAATCACAAATGAAATGAGTAAGACACAAAAGCTAGGAATAATTATAAATGATGAGAGCGTCGACGAAAGTGAATTAAAATCATTTTTAAGCAATTATGAAGTTCATATATATACTGACGAAGAAAAGCTTAAAGATGATGTACTAAGTAAAGAACTTGATAGAGGTGCAATTATCGATGCTGACTCAATTCAAAAATTTGTATTAAACTCTAAACTTACTGATATGGGCGATAGCTTAGACAGAGTCTTAAATGAATACAGATACAAAAAGCTTATTGAAGCAGAAGGTATTGACTATTCTAAAATAAAATCCTTAGAAGCAAATCAATATCAAATAAATGAAGTCATCTTAGGAAAAGACTCAAAGCAAAACTATTTTATCATCTATATCTTGTTATTCTTGTTATATATGATTATACTAACATATGGTCAAATAACTGCAACATCTGTTGCTAAAGAAAAGAACGACAGAACTATGGAGCTTTTAATCACATCAACTAAACCAAAGTACTTGATATTAAGCAAAGTATTAGCAACAGTATTTAGTGCGGTTCTACAAGTTTCTGCCATATTTATAGGTTTTGGAGTAGGATATATATTCAATAAAGAATTTTGGTCAGGATTATTTAGCATGACAAGCGCACCAATACAAATTTTAGTTATATTTATATTGTTTATGATAGCGGGTTTCTTCTTATATTTATTTATATTTGCTACACTTGGAGCTTTAGTAAACAAGATAGAAGAAGTAAGTCAGTCAATATCGTCAGCAACTATTTTGATAGTACTTGCTTATTTTGGAGCTATATTTGCATTAACTACTGGATGGGAATCTAGTTTTGTTACATTCTTATCATACTTCCCATTAACATCTCCATTTGTCATGTTTATAAGGGCAGGTATGTTAAATATATCAATCGCTGAGGTAGCTATATCATTTGCAATACTTGTAATATCAGCATATTTAATTTATAAATTAGCTTGTGACATATACAGATTAGGTACACTTCAATACGGAAACAGAATGACACTAAAGCAAGCGTTTAAAGTATTAAGAGAGGATAAGAAGAATAAAATAATGAATAAGATAATATTAAAGGGACAGACTAGCTTTGTCCCTTCTCATATATTTGAGTGCGGTCAAGCATTCAGATGGAAAAGCTAG
- a CDS encoding branched-chain amino acid transport system II carrier protein, translating into MKRKQIIDTLVVGFALFAMFLGAGNLIFPPTLGAISGDKWFLSMIGFMMTGIGLPILGVVAAAKAGGKLEDVAGKVNKTFSILFGSLIMICIGPLLAIPRTCATTYEIAIQPLFGNVSPILVAIVFFGLTLFLH; encoded by the coding sequence GTGAAAAGAAAACAAATTATTGACACATTGGTAGTTGGCTTTGCATTATTTGCGATGTTTTTAGGAGCAGGAAACCTTATTTTCCCACCAACACTTGGAGCTATATCTGGTGACAAGTGGTTCCTATCAATGATTGGCTTTATGATGACCGGTATAGGACTGCCTATACTTGGAGTTGTAGCTGCAGCTAAAGCTGGAGGAAAGCTAGAAGATGTTGCAGGCAAGGTAAACAAAACATTTTCAATTTTATTTGGCTCATTAATAATGATATGTATAGGACCCTTACTTGCAATACCTAGAACATGCGCCACTACATATGAAATAGCAATACAACCTTTATTTGGTAATGTCAGCCCAATCTTAGTAGCTATAGTATTCTTTGGTTTAACATTATTTTTACATTAA
- a CDS encoding FtsX-like permease family protein: protein MIASIVALTALMRMAEERRTQIGTFKALGYNNFDIQKYLFYGFIATTIGVIIGVALGQNILTKMVFRTYSASFTLKNHLTILM from the coding sequence TTGATTGCATCAATCGTTGCTTTAACTGCACTTATGCGTATGGCGGAAGAAAGAAGAACACAAATTGGAACATTTAAAGCACTAGGTTACAACAACTTTGATATACAAAAATATTTGTTTTATGGATTTATAGCTACAACTATAGGTGTTATCATAGGTGTTGCACTAGGACAAAATATTTTAACTAAGATGGTATTTAGAACATACTCTGCATCTTTTACTCTTAAAAACCACTTGACTATTTTAATGTAA
- a CDS encoding branched-chain amino acid transport system II carrier protein translates to MATIVISSVKKRGYTSQNDMFKMTVISGIIAALCLAFVYGGLVFIGGTGSEFLTIDADNPNRVANLIFMVNKIMGQYGTIALALTVALACLTTSIGLTATAGEFFSDLTHGKLKYKHIVIFTCLFSAIVSTNGVDSIITFSGPILSVLYPVAIVIILLNLFDTRIKYKAIYKGATLGAFMASLLDTIANIGKFEQIRSFLDRIPLGSEGFAWVIPAVVFGFAFIVLEMAMSNNNQNGVI, encoded by the coding sequence ATGGCAACAATAGTTATTAGCAGCGTTAAGAAAAGAGGCTACACAAGCCAAAATGATATGTTCAAGATGACAGTTATCTCTGGGATTATTGCTGCACTTTGCTTAGCTTTTGTTTATGGCGGACTTGTATTCATAGGCGGTACTGGAAGCGAATTTCTTACTATAGATGCTGATAATCCTAACAGAGTCGCTAACTTGATATTTATGGTAAACAAGATTATGGGTCAATACGGTACAATCGCTTTAGCTTTAACCGTTGCTCTTGCGTGTCTTACTACATCTATAGGTCTTACGGCAACAGCAGGAGAGTTTTTCTCAGACTTAACTCATGGTAAGTTAAAATACAAACATATAGTTATTTTCACGTGCTTATTTAGCGCTATAGTATCAACTAATGGCGTAGATTCTATAATAACTTTCTCAGGACCAATACTTTCTGTTTTATATCCAGTTGCAATTGTCATAATATTATTGAACTTATTTGATACTCGCATTAAGTATAAAGCTATATATAAAGGCGCAACACTTGGAGCATTTATGGCAAGTTTACTTGATACTATTGCTAATATCGGAAAATTCGAACAAATTAGAAGTTTCTTAGATAGAATTCCACTAGGATCAGAAGGCTTTGCATGGGTAATACCTGCAGTTGTTTTTGGCTTTGCGTTTATAGTACTTGAGATGGCCATGAGCAACAATAATCAAAATGGAGTTATTTAA
- a CDS encoding ABC transporter ATP-binding protein, translating into MKLELIDIKKSFAGKEVLHGINLETSSGSSTAFLGRNGAGKTTTIRILMDVFKADSGEILIDGAPIDRKEIKLGYLPEERGMYAKTAILDQLIYFGRIKGLSKKESHDNALELLEKVKLSEYKSKNLDTLSKGNQQKIQIIQTFINKPDIIILDEPFSGLDPVNSQILIDLIKEAVASGTLLIFSSHQMSHVENFCDNIALIKDGSNVLTGDLKEIKKNMGEGRLRLSFTMML; encoded by the coding sequence ATGAAACTAGAATTAATTGACATTAAAAAATCCTTCGCTGGAAAAGAAGTTTTACACGGAATTAACTTAGAGACAAGCTCCGGTAGTTCAACTGCTTTTTTAGGAAGGAACGGTGCTGGTAAGACGACTACCATAAGGATACTTATGGACGTTTTTAAAGCTGATAGCGGAGAGATACTGATTGACGGTGCACCAATTGATAGAAAAGAGATAAAACTTGGATATTTACCTGAAGAGAGGGGTATGTACGCAAAAACTGCCATACTTGATCAGCTTATTTACTTTGGAAGAATAAAAGGACTTTCTAAAAAAGAAAGTCATGATAATGCACTTGAGCTGCTTGAAAAAGTTAAGCTAAGTGAATACAAATCAAAAAATCTTGATACTTTATCAAAGGGTAATCAACAAAAGATACAAATCATACAAACCTTTATAAATAAGCCAGATATCATCATCCTTGATGAGCCATTCTCTGGTCTTGACCCAGTTAACTCACAAATACTTATTGATTTAATCAAAGAAGCTGTTGCTAGTGGTACTTTATTAATATTCTCATCACATCAAATGAGCCATGTTGAAAACTTCTGCGACAATATCGCTCTTATTAAAGATGGCAGCAATGTTTTGACTGGAGATCTTAAAGAAATTAAGAAAAATATGGGCGAGGGAAGATTAAGACTAAGTTTTACAATGATGCTGTAA
- a CDS encoding co-chaperone GroES, translated as MKLRPLSDRIVIKKLEAEEKTKSGIVLPSASKEAPVMAEVIAIGADITNDEKKAKEIKVGDKVIFSTYAGTNAKIDGVEYTVLKFADIVAVVED; from the coding sequence ATGAAATTAAGACCATTATCCGATAGGATAGTTATTAAAAAATTAGAAGCAGAAGAAAAAACTAAATCAGGCATTGTACTACCAAGTGCTTCAAAGGAAGCTCCTGTTATGGCAGAAGTTATAGCAATAGGTGCTGATATCACTAATGATGAAAAGAAAGCAAAAGAAATTAAAGTTGGAGATAAAGTTATATTCTCAACATATGCAGGAACTAACGCAAAGATCGATGGAGTAGAATATACTGTATTAAAATTTGCTGACATTGTTGCAGTTGTAGAAGACTAG
- a CDS encoding DNA-3-methyladenine glycosylase family protein, with protein sequence MNYFDLNTDYDAIKEKLSLNDEVISKAIGFGGGMRILKQDPFETYISFIISANNQIKNIKNTIKKISHMYGERLNNPFDDEEYYAFPSPAALSNAKAEDIKEYARAGFRSERIVIASRMVQEGLINFDELKEKSVDDIRKTLLEVPGIGEKVFQCILLFGLGRTDSFPVDVWVKRVMEELYYGGEVKNKKLIQEDGQRRFGELSGYAQQYLFYYMRENFKR encoded by the coding sequence TTGAACTATTTTGACTTAAATACTGATTACGATGCGATAAAAGAAAAACTTTCTCTTAACGACGAAGTAATAAGCAAGGCTATTGGCTTTGGTGGCGGTATGAGGATACTTAAGCAAGATCCGTTTGAAACATACATATCATTTATTATAAGTGCTAACAATCAGATAAAGAACATCAAGAACACTATAAAGAAAATTTCTCATATGTATGGAGAAAGACTTAATAATCCATTTGATGATGAGGAGTATTATGCTTTTCCAAGTCCAGCGGCTCTGTCAAATGCAAAAGCAGAAGATATAAAAGAGTATGCAAGAGCAGGGTTTAGATCTGAAAGGATAGTTATTGCATCAAGGATGGTTCAGGAAGGCTTAATTAACTTTGATGAACTTAAAGAGAAGAGTGTAGATGATATTAGAAAAACATTACTAGAAGTTCCAGGCATAGGCGAGAAAGTCTTTCAATGCATATTACTATTTGGCTTAGGCAGAACTGACTCGTTTCCGGTCGACGTTTGGGTTAAGAGAGTCATGGAGGAACTTTACTACGGAGGAGAAGTGAAAAATAAGAAGCTTATACAAGAGGATGGACAAAGAAGATTCGGTGAGCTTTCAGGATACGCACAACAATATCTATTCTATTATATGAGAGAAAATTTTAAAAGATGA
- a CDS encoding ABC transporter ATP-binding protein, with translation MFVDVKHMYKRYKMGDSVIVANNDINFSFNKGELVVIVGPSGAGKSTLLNIIGGMDTADEGEILIDGKDIQKYNEKELTTYRRYDIGFVFQFYNLVQNLTCLENVELASQIVKDAIDPMQVLKDVGLEDRANNFPSQISGGEQQRVAIARAIAKNPKLLLCDEPTGALDYHTGKKILKLLQRRSLEDGNTVVIITHNKAITPIANRVIEINDSRVRNMYVNENIQSIDEIEW, from the coding sequence ATGTTTGTAGATGTAAAACATATGTATAAAAGGTATAAGATGGGCGATAGCGTTATTGTTGCTAACAATGATATTAATTTTTCATTTAATAAAGGTGAATTAGTTGTTATAGTTGGCCCGTCAGGAGCAGGAAAGTCAACTCTATTAAACATAATTGGAGGTATGGATACTGCTGATGAAGGAGAAATTCTAATTGATGGCAAAGACATACAAAAATACAATGAAAAAGAACTTACCACTTACAGAAGATATGATATAGGCTTTGTATTTCAATTCTACAATCTAGTTCAAAACTTAACATGTCTTGAAAACGTTGAACTTGCTAGTCAAATAGTAAAGGATGCAATTGACCCAATGCAAGTTTTGAAAGATGTTGGACTTGAAGATAGAGCCAATAACTTCCCGTCACAAATTTCTGGCGGAGAGCAACAAAGAGTTGCCATAGCAAGAGCTATTGCTAAAAATCCAAAACTTTTATTGTGTGACGAACCTACAGGCGCACTTGACTACCATACAGGTAAGAAAATATTAAAGTTATTACAAAGAAGAAGCTTGGAGGACGGCAACACAGTAGTTATTATTACACATAATAAAGCAATTACTCCAATAGCAAACAGAGTAATAGAAATTAATGACTCCAGAGTTAGAAATATGTACGTTAACGAAAATATTCAATCTATAGATGAAATAGAATGGTAG
- a CDS encoding DUF4162 domain-containing protein produces the protein MVGQDNVKISDNEIIVRTSDKASELANYAISKDNFRAIAKYEPSLEEIFIEAVGDNDAK, from the coding sequence ATGGTCGGACAAGATAATGTTAAGATTAGTGACAATGAGATAATTGTAAGAACATCTGATAAAGCTAGTGAACTAGCTAATTATGCTATAAGTAAAGATAATTTTAGAGCTATAGCCAAGTATGAGCCAAGTCTTGAAGAGATATTTATAGAAGCGGTAGGTGATAACGATGCTAAATAA
- the groL gene encoding chaperonin GroEL (60 kDa chaperone family; promotes refolding of misfolded polypeptides especially under stressful conditions; forms two stacked rings of heptamers to form a barrel-shaped 14mer; ends can be capped by GroES; misfolded proteins enter the barrel where they are refolded when GroES binds): MAKDIKFNAEARHKMEAGINILANTVKVTLGPKGRNVVLDKTFGSPLITNDGVTIAKEIELEDRFENMGAQLLKEVATKTNDIAGDGTTTATLLAQAIIREGLKNIAAGANPMILQNGIRKAVEKTVETIKSYSKKVESSDAIAQVASISAGDKEIGKLIADAMDKVGNDGVITVEESKSMGTTLEVVEGMQFDRGYVSSYMVTDTDKMVAELDNPYILITDKKITNIQEILPVLEEIVKQSKPLLIIAEDIEGDAMATLVVNKLRGTFNCVAVKAPGFGDRRKEMLQDIAILTGAKVISEELGYDLKEATIDLLGTAQKVKVDKETTVIVNGAGNKEEIESRVKQIKTQYEASDSDFDREKMQERLAKLTGGVAVVQVGAASEIELKERKLRIEDALSATRAAVEEGIVPGGGTVLADSIKALKAIVDDFEGDEKTGVKIILRALEEPVRQIAENAGLEGSVVVENVMNEKDGIGFDALNNKYVDMIKSGIVDPTKVTRSALQNAASVASMILTTEAAVADIPKEDAPMAGGMPGGMPMM; this comes from the coding sequence ATGGCAAAAGATATTAAATTCAATGCAGAAGCAAGACATAAAATGGAAGCAGGTATTAATATACTTGCAAACACTGTAAAAGTAACACTAGGACCTAAGGGAAGAAACGTTGTTCTTGATAAGACATTTGGTTCACCACTTATTACTAATGATGGTGTTACTATAGCAAAAGAAATCGAATTAGAAGACAGATTTGAAAATATGGGTGCACAATTATTAAAAGAAGTTGCTACTAAGACAAACGATATAGCTGGTGACGGAACTACTACAGCAACATTACTTGCTCAAGCTATAATCAGAGAAGGACTTAAGAATATAGCTGCAGGTGCTAACCCAATGATACTACAAAATGGTATTAGAAAAGCTGTTGAAAAGACTGTTGAAACTATTAAATCATACTCAAAGAAAGTTGAATCATCAGATGCTATAGCACAAGTTGCTTCAATCTCAGCTGGAGATAAAGAAATTGGTAAACTTATAGCTGATGCTATGGATAAAGTTGGTAATGACGGAGTTATAACAGTAGAAGAATCTAAGTCAATGGGTACAACATTAGAAGTAGTTGAAGGTATGCAATTTGACAGAGGATATGTTTCAAGCTACATGGTAACTGATACTGATAAGATGGTAGCAGAACTTGACAATCCTTATATCTTGATTACTGATAAGAAGATTACAAACATTCAAGAAATACTTCCTGTACTTGAAGAAATCGTTAAACAATCAAAACCATTATTGATAATAGCTGAAGATATTGAAGGCGATGCAATGGCAACACTTGTTGTTAACAAACTTAGAGGAACATTCAACTGTGTTGCAGTTAAAGCTCCAGGTTTTGGTGACAGAAGAAAAGAAATGCTACAAGATATTGCTATCTTAACAGGTGCAAAAGTTATTTCTGAAGAACTAGGTTATGACCTAAAAGAAGCTACAATAGATCTACTTGGTACTGCTCAAAAGGTAAAAGTTGACAAAGAAACAACTGTTATTGTTAATGGAGCAGGAAATAAAGAAGAAATTGAATCTAGAGTTAAACAAATCAAGACTCAATACGAAGCTTCGGATTCTGATTTCGATAGAGAAAAGATGCAAGAAAGATTAGCTAAATTAACTGGTGGCGTTGCAGTTGTTCAAGTTGGTGCAGCTAGTGAAATAGAATTAAAAGAAAGAAAGCTTAGAATCGAAGACGCTTTATCAGCAACTAGAGCAGCTGTTGAAGAAGGTATAGTACCAGGCGGTGGAACAGTTTTAGCTGATTCAATCAAAGCTTTGAAAGCTATAGTTGATGACTTTGAAGGCGACGAAAAGACTGGTGTTAAGATCATACTAAGAGCTCTTGAAGAACCAGTAAGACAAATTGCTGAAAACGCAGGTCTTGAAGGATCAGTTGTAGTTGAAAACGTAATGAACGAAAAAGATGGTATCGGTTTCGACGCGCTTAATAACAAATATGTTGACATGATTAAGTCAGGCATAGTTGACCCAACAAAGGTAACTAGATCAGCTCTTCAAAATGCAGCATCAGTTGCATCAATGATATTAACAACTGAGGCAGCAGTAGCAGACATTCCTAAGGAAGATGCGCCAATGGCTGGAGGCATGCCTGGTGGAATGCCAATGATGTAG
- a CDS encoding branched-chain amino acid transport system II carrier protein, giving the protein MLWFNIIFTLNQSKVVDKIGSILTPILLVILFTIIILSIIKPIGVPKTLVALLTLLKVLRKVTKQWMP; this is encoded by the coding sequence ATTCTTTGGTTTAACATTATTTTTACATTAAACCAATCAAAAGTAGTAGACAAGATAGGCTCAATATTAACACCAATACTTTTAGTTATTCTATTTACAATAATTATATTATCAATTATAAAACCTATTGGAGTGCCTAAAACACTGGTAGCACTCTTAACTTTGTTAAAGGTTTTAAGGAAGGTTACCAAACAATGGATGCCATAG
- the gltA gene encoding NADPH-dependent glutamate synthase, translating into MDRFKRTEVKYQDPDKRIKNFEEVCYGYTEDECVIEAKRCLQCKNPQCVKMCPVNIDIPSFIHKLAENKPGEAAEELFKYTTLPAVCGRVCPQENQCEMTCILGKKGESIAIGKLERYAGDYALKNGIRIKKDAKSNGKKVAVVGSGPSGITCSADLAKMGYEVTLIESLHEAGGVLTYGIPEFRLPKDGVVKKEIENIKSLGVNIKLNTILGRTVTVDELMDEYDAIFIGTGAGLPVFMNIPGENYNGVFSANEYLTRTNLMKAYLEDTATPIRVGVNTVVVGAGNVAMDAARTARRFGSNVTVVYRREDKDMPARREEIENAKEEGINFMFLTSPIEILADENGDVNKVKCIKMELGEPDASGRQRPIKIDGSEFEIDADVVIMALGTRPNPLIKETSTGIKFNEKGCIIVNDAEKTSRDYVYAGGDVVTGSATVIEAMGAGKKAAKAIDEALSK; encoded by the coding sequence ATGGATAGATTTAAAAGAACTGAAGTAAAATATCAAGATCCTGATAAAAGAATTAAGAATTTTGAAGAAGTATGTTACGGTTATACAGAGGATGAGTGTGTTATAGAGGCCAAAAGATGCCTTCAATGTAAGAATCCACAATGCGTTAAGATGTGTCCAGTGAACATAGACATACCTTCATTTATACATAAGCTTGCAGAGAATAAACCTGGTGAAGCCGCTGAGGAATTGTTTAAATATACTACACTTCCAGCTGTATGCGGAAGAGTTTGCCCTCAAGAAAATCAATGTGAAATGACATGTATTCTTGGTAAAAAAGGCGAATCTATCGCTATAGGTAAATTAGAGAGATATGCTGGTGATTATGCACTAAAGAACGGTATTCGAATCAAGAAAGATGCTAAAAGCAATGGTAAAAAAGTAGCTGTTGTTGGAAGCGGACCTTCTGGAATTACTTGCTCAGCAGATTTAGCAAAAATGGGTTATGAAGTAACATTAATAGAGTCACTTCATGAAGCTGGTGGAGTTTTAACTTATGGTATACCAGAATTTAGACTTCCTAAGGACGGAGTTGTTAAGAAAGAGATTGAAAACATTAAATCTTTAGGAGTTAACATCAAATTAAATACAATACTTGGTAGAACTGTAACTGTAGATGAGCTTATGGATGAGTATGATGCCATCTTTATAGGCACAGGTGCTGGGCTTCCAGTATTTATGAATATTCCAGGCGAAAACTATAACGGTGTTTTCTCCGCAAATGAGTATTTAACAAGAACAAATCTAATGAAAGCATATCTAGAAGACACTGCAACACCTATCAGAGTAGGTGTAAATACAGTTGTTGTAGGAGCAGGAAACGTTGCGATGGACGCAGCTAGAACTGCAAGACGTTTTGGATCAAATGTTACAGTTGTTTATAGAAGAGAAGATAAAGATATGCCAGCACGTAGAGAAGAGATTGAAAATGCAAAAGAAGAAGGCATTAACTTTATGTTCTTAACTAGTCCTATTGAAATTCTAGCAGATGAAAATGGTGACGTTAACAAAGTAAAATGCATAAAGATGGAATTAGGCGAACCTGATGCATCAGGCAGACAAAGACCAATTAAGATTGATGGCTCAGAGTTTGAAATAGATGCTGATGTTGTAATCATGGCACTTGGCACAAGACCTAATCCACTTATTAAAGAAACAAGTACAGGCATTAAATTTAATGAAAAAGGCTGCATCATTGTTAATGATGCAGAAAAGACTTCACGTGATTATGTATATGCAGGTGGAGACGTAGTAACAGGAAGCGCAACTGTTATTGAAGCAATGGGTGCTGGAAAGAAGGCGGCAAAAGCTATTGACGAGGCACTTTCTAAATAG